GGGTTCCACACACTCGGTGAGGCACTTGGTCACTCTGCCGCAGCATGGATCCACACACTTAGTGGTGCATCTGGTGACACCTCCACAGCATGGATCTATGCACCGCGTTGTGCACTTGGTCACTCTGTCGCAACACGGATCCACACACTTAGTGGTGCATCTGGTGACACCTCCACAGCATGGATCTATGCACCGCGTTGTGCACTTGGTCACTCTGTCGCAACATGGATCCACACACCTAGTGGTGCACTTGGTCACCTCTCTACAGCATGGATCCACACACCTGGTGGTACACCTTGTCACTTCTCTACAGCATGGATCCACACACCTGGTAGCACACCTTGTCACCTCTCTAGAGCATGGATTCACACACCTGGTGGTGTATTTGGTCACTTCCCCACAACATGGATCAACACATGTGGTGGTGCATTGGGTCACTTTGCTGCAGCATGGTTCCACACATGTGGTGGCACATCTGGTCACAGGTCTACAGCATGAATCTATGCATCTGGTGGTGCACTTGGTCACTTCCTGGCAGCACGGTTCCACGCATGTGGTGGCACACCTGGTCACAGGTCTACAGCATGGATCTATGCATCTGGTGGTGCACTTGATCGCTTCCTGGCAGCATGGGTCCACACACGTGGTTGTGCACTTGGTCACTTCCTTGCAGCATGGATCCACACACTCAGTGGTGCATTCACTCACACCTCCACAGCATGGTTCCATGCATGTTGTAGTGCACTTGGTTACCTCCTTGCAGCAGGGATCCTCGCATGTGGTGGTACACTTGGTCACTTCCTTACAGCATGAATCTTCACATCTGGTGATACACTCGGTCACTTTGCAGCAGCATGGGACTGCACGTGTGGTGGTGCACTTGGTCACTTCCTCACAGCACAGAGGCGCACGTGTGGTGAGTCCAAGGCAGCATGGATCTACACAACCAGCAGTCTGTGTCATACCAAGATTACTCAGGTTCACGTAAGTGGTGGTGCCCCGAGGAACCCCTCCATAGCAGCAGGGTTCCACACGTGGAGGCAAGCACTGGATGTTACAGACAGTGCCACAGGGTTCCACACgatttttcacaggaaaattcTTCACCAAGATGGTTGGAGGCGGAAGGCAGATCTGTCTGATTTGGTAATCATTTTCGCACTGCATCTTTGAGGGAAGGGTAATGTCTGAAAGCAGGAAAGGAATATACTTTGTGGAAACAGAGACATTCAGCTTTCACAAGGTTATTTTATACACTGAATTAAACTATACTTTTTCCAGTGCAACACTTCACAATACACTGGGAAAACAGACTGAAATCCACAGCAGGACACTAACTCCACATGAAAGCATTTTAGACACATTTGTAGCTACTGGCTGCGTGCACATTTCAAACAACTTCTTctcaaaacaggaaagaaaagtgagGTTATTTGGACTCAACTAGATTATATCAAAGTCATGACAGCCCCCACCTGTCCACAGCTCTTCTTGGTTTGGAATTAACTCTTCAAAATTACTTCCCTATTTCCACCCAAAAAGGAAACTACTAGGCTTCTGTCGGTGCCCTGTCCACACGTAGGTCCTCAGGTGGAGGACATGAGTCAAGGCTTCACACTGGAAAATTTCCACAAGGAAAGGATCTGATGGCCACAGTACAGCCATTTTCCTACCTCTCCCACAGAAGTCCTCCTAGTTTTTCTCATCCAGACTTCCTTCTAGGCATTGCTTACCCTTGCAGCCTGCAAGTCTCCACTTCTTATCTTCCCTCctacttctttcctttgaaatcctagccttgccttttgatCTCTCTCAAACCCAATAATTTCCTGGTTTAAACAGGGTAGCAACGTCCTTGGGGAAAGAGAGAGGTTAGTCCACTCTCAGCTACACTGAGACACATCTCGCTAAAGCAAGCACAGCAGTTGCAAAACATAGAGCAAACAAAGACTGGTAGAAGGTGGAATAACTATTTACCCTTAGCTCAGCTACGTGATAAGTACCATACACAAATCTTGCTAAGCAGAAGCACTTGTAAGTCTTCTAACTTGCTTCTGCagacaatatttaaaaattaaataacccCGGCCACTACATTAATTCCCAGTAAGCCAAGAGAGACTTACCCAATTCACCACCGGCACTAGCAAATGAAACCAAAATGGTTTGAGAAACGCTACAATATGAATCCTTTTATATGATTTCAGTGTCCTTGTCTCCGGAAGTGAGACACCTCAGGAGTatggaaatataatttttaataatccAGACCTGTTGCACCTCCAGTCATTAAATTCTGTGCTtacattataatttttaatgaaacatagCCACTGAGGTGGTATATGTGACACCGTAACTGCTGCCTGCAAGCTTGAATTCCTGATCCACGTATTTCCTATGGGGGAGGGGGAACAAAGAACTGATGATACAGACTGGAAACAATCTCCCTCAGGATTAAACTTTGTTTTGATAAAAGATACTTTGCTACATTTTCTTGCACCTTCTCCTGAGATAGCCATGCAGATTGCAATTACAGCTGGGCTAGGACTCCGTAAGCAGCTTTGTTCTGCTCTACTGTGAAAGTTTGCTTGCTCTTGCTAGTGTACAATAACCCTCTTACCAAAAATTTTATTCCTGATAATCTGGTCAGAATTTCCCTTGTTGTAACCTGCATTCCTTGCCTCTCACCCTGTCTTCAGGCAGCTCTGAGAAGATCCTCTCCATTAATACCGTCAAAATAGTTAAAAGGGTCCCCAGGATCTCCCCTAAGTCTTTTCACCTCCAGGGTGAGCAGGTCCTTCAGCCTCTCCCCATTCATCATCTGTTCAAGCCCCCTGGACCATCTTGGTTGTGTCCATTGGACTCACTCCAGTTTGTTGGAGACTTTCTTACACTGTGGGCCCCAAATTTCACACGGCATCCAGATGTGATCTCACACATGCCAGACAGAGGGAAGCACTCTGGAGAGTGCAGCTCAGTACTTGGGCGCACTCAAGTTTTCTGGGAAGCTTCATAACATCTCTACTCCTCAACCAAGTGCAGTATGCCAGCATAACCAAAATTTGTTATGGTTTTAGCAGTTAGGCAGCCAGGGAAGTCTTCACATTACATTAAGATCCTCAGAGTCACTTAAACTCCTTCCAGGACTTCTCCTGTGGTGGCACATCTCTTTGCAATGATGCTCCAGGGTGGAGGAGCACCTGTGTTCGGTGCTCTGACCACAGTGTCCATGGTAGTGGCCCTTTTTGGTTTGCTGTGCACATATCTATCATATAGCAGGCTAAAGTGAGATTTAAACATGCCATTCACGAAAGACAGTGAACTGTGCATGACAGCCATAGCACGGAGTTGCTGCTTTCTACCTGCCACAATTGCAGTCAAGTAAAGATGTTATTGTCTGAAATTCCCTCGTTATAAGACAGAAGGGAGAGCCAACAAGAGCAGCACCTGTGATAGATCAAACACTCTAAAACTTCCTTCTCTGCTCACTCCAAACTAGCCTTAAGTCACTTGGTGACACAAGCATTGAATCATTATTACTTGCATGCAGAGACGAAGACATACATCAGCCAGAGATGAAGGTGCGTTCTTGTGTCTGCATTCTATTATCCCTTTAAATGTGCACGTTCATGCTGCTGAGTGTGGTGGTGCCCAGCATAGTGGATTTTGGTTATTTAAAATTGGAATTgttatttaaatcaaaataagtAAATGCAGGATGCGTGACCGCTTGGCTTGCCAGTGCTCTACTGACCACAGTGATCTGAATGAACCAAGTATAACACATCCAGCTTTGGTAAACCAGTGGGCTGAAGGGAAAAGGGTAGTGGTCACTCCTCCTATCACCTGTCTGATCTTCAGGATTGTAACTGCATAAGAATAAAggcaaaatcatagaatcatagaatcattttggtcgaAAGACActcttaagatcatcaagtccaactataacctaaatctagcactataccatgtccctaagaccctcatctatacatctttcaaacacctccagggatggtgactccaccacttccctgggtagccCGTTCCACTGCTCCACAAACTTTtatgtgaagaaatgtttcctaatatccatgGTGATGGAATAGTGCTGTTTTTTTGAGTCAGAGCTTTCAGACAACATGCAAAACATCATAAGACTAGCGATGATATAAGAGTTTCCAGAAGCACATCAGGATGCTACCAACAACAGCACCGTGTCTGAACAGGACAATGGCAGTGACAGAAAGAGGTCAGATATagctaaaaattaaaagaatcccccaaatcccacaTCCCATCCTGTTTCTAATGGCCTGCATGATGTGTTGGGCTGGAGGATATTTTACTGTCACAGAAAAACTGACCCATGACTGGCCGACTACTTGAGAGCAAGCTGAGAGTCCATTCATTTGCCAAATTCTTCTCTGACATCAGCCCTGCTGAAAGGACACGTGAATTCACAAACCATCTTTGCTCACTCAGGGTAATGCTACAGCCATGGAAATAACtggtttccattaaaaataattagtcAAATAATCCATCACAGGGCAGAGGTGGAGCAGGTCTGAGTTAACAAAGGATAGCTTGTCTATGTGCCCAGGGCACCTCATCGCTGGAGGTCAGGCTCTTGAATATACAAGGCAGATCCCAGGTTAAAGTTGCCGTGTCTGCTCACTGTCTTTATTTGCTGATACTGAGCTGGGTAAGTATCTTTGGGATTTTACAGATCTCATCCTATTACTGGTGTTAATTTCTACTATTTGATGAAATTTGTTACTGCTACCAGTTGTGTAAGGGAAATTGTTTATTGTCTCTAACACGTCCTCGGTGATAAGAATTTGAAAGAGTAAAAATCTTCTTCcttcattcttattttgctgtaattGTTATGGATGCTTTGCAAAATGCTTCCTGATGTCTCAGCACTGGATTTAGAGAGCTAAAACACTGTCTTGTTCACTGAGTGCCTTCGCATAGGCAGGAGCAGAAACTGCTGTGCATGTAGTTATCGTCTAAGTGGTGAAACAATTGCGGCATCGCGCGCAGCAGCAGCCAAGGTCCCAGGTAAAAGCACCTAGCCTCATGGTAAATCTAAGCAACTATGTCTTTCTTCTACTTGTATAACCTGTTGGTGCTTTTAGCAATGGCAAATGCAAGACAGTGGTAACTGCATCTCTTGCAGCTGCTGCGAGCTGGGTATTCTCCTGCAAGGGAGTTTCAGAACAAGGAGAACAACTTTAGAAAAGAGGAAGTTAACATGAAGTTTATAAACCTGCTGAAAATGTTAATCAAATCCACTGCTATCTGCACAAGAAAATGCCAATGGGGGAAATTTTTTggctgaaaacagattttaatagGAAGACCTGGCTTTGGAAGTTTATGCAGAAAACCAGAAtgaccaaaattattttcatatggAGTGGCTGCAGAATTTGACgaacaaacagcattttttctctATATTCCTTATTTCATGACCAAATTGTGGCACGAACAGCAAGCATCTTTGCTGAAGAGTTCACCAGCCAAGAAAATGAAAGACCCGATATTTTAGGTTAGGAGACACCAAATTGCAGGACAAGggttaatggttttaaactaaagaaggggaaattcaggtcagacatgatgaagaaatattttacaatgaggCTGGTAAAgtactggcccaggttgcccagagaggtggtggatgccctgctcctggagacattcaaggccaggctggatgagactgagcaacctgatctggttgaagataTCCTTGTTCATTgcgaggggattggactagatgagctttccaacccaaactattctatgattgcttttctttctttcaggctTGCCTGCAGCGCAGAAATGTCTTACCAGTGCAAGCTGCCCTGCCTTCCCCCTTCTGCCTGCATGGGGGAGGCTGCACATACCGACACTTGCCCATCGCATTGTGCCATGGTGGACCTGGATCCCTGCCTCGTGCAGGATATGCATCTCTGTCCTGAGCAGACTTGCCAGGTGGATCACTGCCCGTGTCAAGGGGCAGTCACCTGCCTGGATTCTTGTCCTCAGGGTGGGTCTACCTGCCCACCTTTTTCTGTCCCTGTGCCTGGGGACACCTGCACACCTCCATGCGTCATCAGCTGTGTTGGTGCTTGTATGACCCCAGCAGCAACCCCTTATGAGACCCACCAAAGCAAGGGAGGCACCAGCTTCCCTTTCCAGCTCACAGATTCACCAGTGGAGCTCTGCACCCCTGAGACAGCTGAGACCTGCGTGGAAAACTTCCCCCTTCAGCATGCGATCTCGCCAGTGGatccctgcatccctgatgAAGCTGGGATATGTGTGGAGACCTTCCCCCTCCAGGAAACAATCTTGCCAGTGGAACCTTGCATCCCCAAGAAAGTTGGGACCTACCTGGAAAACTTACCTTTGCAGCATCCAATCTCAACTGTGGAGCCCAGCACCATCGAGGTGCTTGAGACCTGCACAGAGACCTTGCCCCTTGACTGCACAGCCTTGACCAAGAAGTCCTGCTGTCCTCAAGATGTGACCATTGGAGATCCTTGCCCTGACCAGTGCTTGGTGACGTGTGTGGATCCCTGCATATCCCAAAGTGTGATTTGTGCAGAGCCATGCGTGCCCCAGAACACCACAGAATCCATGGGGACATGCCCACCCCAGAACACCATGGGACCTGCAGATACCAGCTCTACCAAGGGCACGACCAAGGGTGCCGGCGCCCCCCTGTACGCACGAGCATCTTTCTGCCTGAACACGCGCACCTCCACCATCATAGAGCGGTGCTTTCACAGGTGTCAAATGTGGCTGCGAGGCAAGAAGTAAGAGTGATGTGAGCGGGCACACGGGTGGGGTGTGAGGCTTCCCTGCATAAATGAGACCTCCTCTAGTGAGTCTCTTGCTTTCTCATATGTATCAACAAGAAAGAATATTGCTTcatgttaaataaaaaattcttttcaatCATCTGTTAATTATAGCCCTTATTTTTATTGCCTAGTGTTAACTGCAATAATAATGGCAAAAGTGCAATGCAAGTATTATTTGCATTCACAGAAACCCATTTCATCATCTTCAACCTTTTTACTTCCCGCATATAAATAACCATTTTTACAGTTGGTTTTAAATTCAGTTATgattttgctttgggttttctATCCTCTTTTTACTGATCTTTTAGGTTTAAATTAATATAAGAATATTGAGAAAAGTAGCTCAAAGGCATAATTTTACCATAGCTTGAGAAAGGTCTTTTAAGGAGACACAAAATGATAGATGCCATTTAGGGTGAAGAAAGAGCAAGCACTGAATATAAAGAAGTTGCAGAGAACACCAGAAGAGTAATGCTGAGAAATAAGAGTTTTGTTGCACAATGTCCAGTTGAAGACTGGGTAAAACTCCATATAATTAAAAGGTTTTGTTACATAACAGCTTTCCCCAGAAATAGAGTTATGTATCTAAATATTAACAGCAACCTGATGCAGTAGATGaataaagctttctttaaaGTTATAGAAAGGCTGGGGGAGAAGGATAGGCCAAttattcctgcagctgcctgccaTGTAATTGATACATCATCTGACACTTCTTGCCTAGCAGCCCTATCAGATTCGGTGCTAGCACCCAGGGCTCTCCATTCTCTTGGTAGCACCTGGTCATGAGCTGCTGTTTGCTGGTACAGCATTTTGCTTCCATTGCAAGGAGATCCCACTCTAGCTCAGGacagcctgaaaaaaataatgctgagaACCAGCCTCTGTACCTGTAAACAGCTGCTCAATGAAAGCCATTTTTATTGGATTATGGTACATTGTTTGCTGGGTCTTTAATGTACTCTAttagaaaggatttttctgcctctgtatACACATCAAATAAAATATGTCTATGTGTTAGCACTCTGTGTGTATTTGCAAAGAGATGAAACAAGTCCTTACACAGTAGCAATAATTGCAGTTTATTGGATTGAGGGAATAAATCTTAAGGAATCTGAAAAGTGagagctgtttctttttttttttttcagtaaataaatcAACAGGTATAATTCTCAAGACACTATGCCAGATTACTGTGCCTGAAACTACATATATCACCCATTATGTTGTAATATGTCTCTTGTGCGAGTCAGATTAGATCTGTGGTATTAGACTTCAGAAACACCTATAAATCAAACATTAGTGAAGATAGCCTATAGTAACATAAAAATGACAACTGAAGATGAACCAACAGAGATGTTAAGCAGAGGAATACTGTTTAGTGTAGCACCACATATAGtcagataaactcagctcattgttAAAAGATGCTCTTTTGACACCATATTACTAGACTGTCCTTTACAAATTGTTGTGTTCTCCCACATAATCTCAGTTACAAAAAGATAACTTCTCATCACACACTTGCATCTCCCTGGCTGGCACATCCCCAGCATTTATGGTTATGCCAACACAGTGTGATCCATCCCAGCACATTTGACATTCAAACACCCATTTGCTGATGCTCAGTTTGTTGATATCATCCTGGGTGCTTCTGAGCACTTACCAAtgacaataaaacaaaacctgagACTCAGCTAtttcctccagcacagcagccaatCCTTGTTTCCTTTCCTCAGGTGTCATTAAGCTGGAGGTGCTCATCAAGACCAAAATGAAGGTTTTTTTAGCTCTTGAAAAGACTCTGCAGTCTAGCCAGGGCCATAAGTATGTAATGTTTTGTATGAAAACTAAACCTGGAAAgacttgctttttttgttaGGTGCATCAACTGTAATTTCAGCAAGCATGCCTTCATTGAAGCGATCTGGGGCAGAGATGGTCTTTGTGGCTGGGCTGCAATGTCCTGATCCCAGTCCCAGGCCTGCAGTGCTGGTGATAAAGCTGCAAAGCAAGAAGAGGACTGGATCCAGCTATATCCTTTCACTGGCCCATGCTATCTGGTGATGTATtgtgtttgcatttcaaaaCTCATGAGCAGCTCGTTCATTGCCTTCCCCCCAGCCCTTCATTCCTTTGACAGTTCTCATGTTCTACTCACCACaatctcctcctctccctctgtcATTATTCCTGCCTTGTGACACCTCATCTTCATTG
This is a stretch of genomic DNA from Caloenas nicobarica isolate bCalNic1 chromosome 31, bCalNic1.hap1, whole genome shotgun sequence. It encodes these proteins:
- the LOC135999947 gene encoding keratin-associated protein 10-4-like, with translation MQCENDYQIRQICLPPPTILVKNFPVKNRVEPCGTVCNIQCLPPRVEPCCYGGVPRGTTTYVNLSNLGMTQTAGCVDPCCLGLTTRAPLCCEEVTKCTTTRAVPCCCKVTECITRCEDSCCKEVTKCTTTCEDPCCKEVTKCTTTCMEPCCGGVSECTTECVDPCCKEVTKCTTTCVDPCCQEAIKCTTRCIDPCCRPVTRCATTCVEPCCQEVTKCTTRCIDSCCRPVTRCATTCVEPCCSKVTQCTTTCVDPCCGEVTKYTTRCVNPCSREVTRCATRCVDPCCREVTRCTTRCVDPCCREVTKCTTRCVDPCCDRVTKCTTRCIDPCCGGVTRCTTKCVDPCCDRVTKCTTRCIDPCCGGVTRCTTKCVDPCCGRVTKCLTECVEPCCEQATKCTTECVEPCCEQVTKCTISCVDPCCEQVTKCTTECVEPCCEQVTKCTTECVEPCCEQVTKCTTSCVEPCCEQVTKCTTSCVEPCCEQVTKCTTSCVEPCCEQVTKCTTSCVEPCCEQVTKCTTTCVDSCSGGVQVVTKCVDSCPTACVTQAVPVCVCTSACGRPYSIRCADVCCRKCKAP